The following coding sequences are from one Musa acuminata AAA Group cultivar baxijiao chromosome BXJ2-4, Cavendish_Baxijiao_AAA, whole genome shotgun sequence window:
- the LOC135610182 gene encoding probable leucine-rich repeat receptor-like protein kinase At1g35710: MPSQLYRSSLPANLLWLLVLLSPFLVLVTATSLGSQARALLHWKSTLQGGQLLASWNIDSRPCNWTGVACSVTRKGRLVITDVHLPDMSLAGPLDAFNFSSLGSLATLNLSCNRLNGTIPPAIATLSQLVTLDLTGNLFVGRIPIEMGSMKGLQFLSLSQNQIMSSVPPSLSNLSGLTHLDLGQNKLRGVIPRELGRLEKLSFLELGDNQLSGSIPPSLGNLTKLYHLALYENQLTGSIPPQLGDLRDLVYFSLSNNSLTGTLFFILGNLTKLQYLFLWRNHLSGFLPFEIGNLITVSYLDLSSNILTGPIPSTIGNMSNLNILHLFDNELSGFIPPEIGNLLEITNLSLQMNILGGQIPFSLCNLTKLQSLFLWKNQLSGSIPHEIGNLIEVSNLDLSSNMLTGHIPSTIGNMSNLNILYLFDNELSGSIPPQIGNLLEITNLSLQMNMLGGHIPFSLCNLTKLRSFFLWKNQLSGSIPPEIGNLIEVSNLDLSSNMLTGLIPSTIGNMSNLNILYLFDNELSGSIPIEMGNLLKITNLSLQMNMLGGRIPFSLCNLTKLQSLFLWKNQLSGSIPRGIGNLIEVFNLDLSSNMLTGFIPFSLGNMSKLNILHLYENKLSGPIPPSLGNLRNLTDLRLFRNRLSGSLPPEMNNIIGLTSLQLSNNNFSDYLPADICKGGALSYLAVSNNRFQGPIPMTLKNCTGLSRLYLHHNQLTGAISHYLGVYPHLWYVDLSFNRLSGTLSPDWGRWHNLTCLRVSNNNITGVIRPEFGHLSNLQELDLSSNHLQGEIPKSLGNLAYLYNLSLSNNRLVGEVPVELGRMSNLQLLDLSTNGLTGRIPYQIGNCMKLQLLKLNNNNLSGSIPLEIGNLVYLQEALDLSHNSLTGEIPSQLGKLSMLQHLNLSQNGFTGGLPSSLKDMVSLSVIDVSHNELEGPVPDSPFFRKAPLEWFLHNKGLCGVVKGLPPCVSSATRRNDESKHHKVVVILAITASMVFILLSLMIVGAALQFRKRKKQSLPVQDNGNREGAFCILSFDGRYAYKDIIEATEDFNDKYCIGTGACGSVYRAKLTSGKVLAVKKIHQQEIENTSNETPFQNEIQTLTRIRHRNIVKLYGFCSSTRHKFLVYEYMERGSLGSILRSEAAAAELDWVKRVDVVKDVARALSYMHHDCDQPIVHRDITSNNILLDSEFKACVSDFGIARLLQPDSSNWSMIAGTHGYLAPELAYRMRVTTQCDVYSFGVVTLELLMGTYPGEFISVLPSSAAQSSSVKTILDQRVPLPTAEAADEVVAVLRLAIRCVDDNPETRPTMKHIFYKLSTPKTHPNLPSLDSLKLSDLRNGER, from the exons ATGCCATCTCAACTCTACAGAAGTTCTCTTCCGGCCAACCTCCTCTGGCTACTGGTATTGCTCTCTCCTTTTCTTGTTCTTGTAACAGCAACTTCACTAGGGTCCCAAGCGAGGGCTCTATTACACTGGAAGTCCACCCTCCAAGGTGGGCAATTGCTGGCATCCTGGAACATCGACTCCCGTCCTTGCAACTGGACTGGGGTTGCATGCAGCGTCACACGTAAGGGCCGCTTGGTCATCACCGACGTGCATCTGCCAGATATGAGCTTAGCAGGGCCACTTGATGCATTTAATTTTTCGTCGTTGGGATCACTCGCCACTCTCAACCTCAGTTGCAACCGGCTCAATGGAACTATTCCCCCTGCCATCGCCACCCTCTCGCAGCTGGTAACGCTTGATCTCACTGGCAACCTGTTCGTGGGCAGAATCCCGATCGAGATGGGCTCAATGAAGGGGCTCCAATTCTTAAGCCTGagtcaaaatcaaataatgaGTTCAGTACCTCCATCGTTGAGTAACCTTAGTGGCCTTACGCACTTGGACCTGGGACAAAATAAGCTTAGGGGTGTCATCCCCAGGGAGCTGGGGAGACTCGAGAAGTTAAGCTTTTTGGAACTTGGGGACAACCAACTATCTGGCTCCATTCCTCCCAGTTTAGGGAACCTGACAAAACTGTATCACTTGGCTCTTTATGAAAACCAGTTAACTGGATCCATCCCTCCACAATTAGGAGATTTAAGAGACTTGGTTTACTTTTCACTCTCTAATAATAGTTTAACTGGTACCCTTTTTTTCATCTTAGGAAACCTAACCAAGTTACAGTATTTATTCTTGTGGAGAAATCATCTTTCTGGTTTCCTCCCTTTTGAAATTGGAAATTTAATTACGGTCTCCTATCTAGACCTCTCGAGTAATATATTAACAGGTCCTATCCCTTCCACCATAGGAAACATGAGTAACTTGAACATACTTCATCTTTTTGATAATGAGTTATCGGGCTTTATTCCTCCCGAGATCGGAAATCTCCTAGAGATTACCAATCTCTCTCTCCAAATGAACATATTAGGAGGTCAGATTCCTTTTTCATTATGCAACTTAACCAAACTACAGTCTTTGTTTCTATGGAAAAATCAACTTTCTGGATCCATCCCTCATGAGATTGGAAATCTAATTGAGGTTTCAAATCTTGATCTCTCGAGTAATATGTTAACCGGTCATATCCCTTCCACCATAGGAAATATGAGTAACTTGAACATACTTTATCTTTTTGATAATGAGTTATCGGGCTCTATTCCTCCTCAGATTGGAAATCTCCTAGAGATTACCAATCTCTCTCTCCAAATGAACATGTTAGGAGGTCACATCCCTTTCTCATTATGTAACTTAACCAAGCTACGATCTTTTTTTCTATGGAAAAATCAACTTTCTGGATCCATCCCTCCTGAAATTGGAAATCTAATTGAGGTTTCCAATCTTGACCTCTCGAGTAATATGTTAACCGGTCTCATCCCTTCCACCATAGGAAACATGAGTAATTTGAATATTCTTTATCTTTTTGACAATGAGTTATCAGGCTCTATTCCTATTGAGATGGGAAATCTTCTAAAGATTACTAATCTCTCTCTCCAAATGAACATGTTAGGAGGTCGCATCCCTTTTTCATTATGCAATTTAACCAAACTACAGTCTTTGTTTCTATGGAAAAATCAACTTTCTGGTTCTATCCCTCGTGGGATTGGAAATCTAATTGAGGTTTTCAATCTTGACCTCTCAAGCAATATGTTAACAGGTTTTATCCCTTTCTCTCTGGGAAATATGAGCAAGTTGAATATCCTTCATCTTTATGAGAATAAATTGTCAGGCCCTATACCTCCATCTCTTGGAAACTTAAGGAACCTTACTGACCTTCGTTTATTCAGAAATAGACTATCTGGATCATTACCTCCGGAGATGAACAACATCATAGGTTTGACATCGCTTCAATTGTCAAACAACAACTTCTCCGATTATTTGCCTGCGGACATATGCAAAGGAGGAGCCCTGTCATACCTCGCAGTGAGCAACAACAGATTCCAAGGTCCTATCCCCATGACCTTGAAGAATTGTACGGGATTAAGCAGGCTCTACCTTCATCATAACCAACTCACAGGAGCTATATCTCACTATTTGGGAGTCTATCCGCATCTTTGGTATGTGGATCTCAGCTTCAATAGATTGTCTGGAACACTCTCGCCTGACTGGGGAAGATGGCACAACCTGACATGCCTAAGAGTCTCAAATAACAACATCACTGGAGTGATACGGCCAGAGTTTGGGCACTTGTCGAACCTACAAGAACTGGACCTTTCCTCAAACCACCTGCAAGGAGAGATCCCAAAGAGCTTGGGAAACCTGGCGTATCTTTATAACCTGAGCCTGAGCAACAATCGACTTGTTGGAGAGGTACCAGTGGAGTTGGGAAGGATGTCAAATCTTCAACTTCTTGATTTGTCGACAAACGGATTGACAGGAAGGATACCGTATCAAATCGGCAATTGCATGAAACTCCAACTTCTGAAGCTGAACAACAACAATCTCAGTGGAAGCATCCCTTTGGAGATCGGCAATCTGGTGTACCTTCAAGAAGCACTCGACCTCAGCCACAACTCACTGACAGGGGAGATACCGTCGCAACTCGGCAAGTTGTCGATGTTGCAGCATTTGAATCTGTCGCAGAATGGCTTCACCGGTGGCCTTCCATCATCTTTGAAGGACATGGTTAGCTTGTCCGTCATAGATGTATCACACAACGAATTGGAGGGGCCTGTGCCTGATAGCCCGTTTTTCCGTAAAGCTCCACTGGAGTGGTTCCTCCACAACAAAGGCTTGTGCGGGGTCGTCAAAGGCTTGCCTCCATGTGTTTCATCCGCTAcgagaagaaatgatgaaagcaagCACCACAAAGTAGTCGTTATCTTAGCTATCACTGCTTCCATGGTCTTCATTCTTCTATCACTCATGATCGTTGGAGCTGCCTTGCAATTCCGAAAGAGGAAGAAACAGTCGCTACCTGTTCAAGATAACGGCAACAGAGAAGGTGCATTCTGCATACTGAGTTTTGACGGAAGATACGCGTACAAGGACATCATTGAAGCCACAGAAGATTTCAACGACAAATACTGTATCGGAACTGGTGCCTGTGGCAGTGTTTATAGAGCCAAATTAACCAGCGGCAAGGTGCTAGCAGTGAAGAAAATTCACCAACAGGAGATCGAGAATACATCGAATGAGACACCCTTTCAAAACGAAATACAAACACTCACTCGAATTCGGCATCGGAACATCGTCAAGCTCTACGGATTCTGCTCCTCTACTCGGCACAAGTTTCTGGTGTACGAGTATATGGAGAGAGGAAGTCTGGGATCCATCCTCAGAAGCGAAGCTGCAGCAGCTGAACTGGACTGGGTGAAGAGGGTGGATGTTGTCAAGGATGTGGCTCGTGCTCTCTCCTACATGCATCATGATTGCGACCAACCCATCGTTCATCGGGATATAACCAGCAACAATATTCTGCTCGATTCAGAATTCAAGGCTTGTGTTTCTGACTTCGGCATCGCTCGACTCCTGCAGCCGGATTCATCGAATTGGAGCATGATTGCTGGCACGCATGGTTACTTAGCACCTG AGCTTGCTTACAGAATGAGAGTGACCACCCAATGCGATGTGTACAGTTTCGGAGTGGTCACGCTTGAGTTGCTGATGGGAACTTATCCGGGAGAGTTCATCTCTGTTCTTCCTTCTTCCGCCGCCCAAAGCAGCTCTGTGAAAACTATATTAGACCAGCGCGTACCGCTTCCTACTGCCGAAGCTGCGGATGAAGTGGTTGCAGTGTTAAGGTTGGCAATTCGCTGCGTGGACGACAACCCAGAAACCCGGCCAACGATGAAGCACATCTTCTACAAGTTGTCGACACCGAAGACGCACCCAAACCTCCCATCTCTTGATTCCTTGAAGCTTTCAGACTTGAGGAATGGTGAAAGATGA